The Hemibagrus wyckioides isolate EC202008001 linkage group LG15, SWU_Hwy_1.0, whole genome shotgun sequence genome window below encodes:
- the kansl2 gene encoding KAT8 regulatory NSL complex subunit 2 isoform X1, whose product MNRIRIHVLPSSRGRASQAARAHEPQTCAFTQRACTQPRIEGWDFCIKHILEDKNAPYRQCSYVSSKNGKRCPNAAPKPDKKDGVAFCAEHAHRNALALQAQMRKASSGPSPEILLSQLSGYNRTEIGALGQDSRSEASRILDEDSWSEDEQDPVVLDQTWRGDPDSEADSVDSDHEDPLKHAGVYTAEEVALITREKLIRLQSLYIDQFKRLQHLLKEKKRRYLHSRKIEHETIGSSLLTGPEGLSIKERENLRKLKALRRYRRRYGVEALLHRQLRERRQAVTEGGTPQAHSVRPSQRCISFVEGTRCSNPCLPMTRHCVSHIYQDSSQVLFKMCPGLKDVPCDRPVHMGQSEEPRCPLHLSLPPPMYQPEQEPLAPEQISLAPTDMYLSAAELQPTESLPLEFSDDLDVVGDEEMQCPPSPLLFDTALALEDQTIRAIAEAPMDILTSGQDPELSETDDMSAADQAVSEVSETAGDEDATHNSSKDPYTLTTVATS is encoded by the exons ATGAACCGGATTCGGATCCACGTGCTGCCGTCTAGCAGGGGCAGAGCGTCGCAGGCCGCGCGCGCCCACGAACCTCAGACGTGCGCGTTCACCCAGAGAGCGTGCACCCAGCCTCGCATAGAAGGGTGGGACTTTTGCATCAAGCACATCCTGGAGGACAAAAATGCTCCATACAGACAGTGCAGCTATGTGTCCAGTAAGAATGGCAAGCGCTGTCCCAATGCTGCACCAAAACCTGATAAGAAGGACGG AGTTGCTTTTTGTGCTGAGCATGCACACAGGAATGCTTTGGCTCTGCAGGCACAGATGCGCAAGGCCTCCTCTGGACCGTCCCCTGAGATCCTGCTGTCTCAGCTCAGTGGCTACAACAGGACAGAGATTGGAGCTCTTGGCCAGGATAGCCGCAGTGAAGCAAGCCGCATTCTAG ATGAAGATAGCTGGAGTGAAGATGAGCAGGATCCAGTGGTACTTGATCAGACGTGGAGAGGAGATCCTGACAGTGAAGCTGACAGTGTAGACAGCGACCACGAAGACCCTCTGAA GCATGCTGGGGTGTacactgctgaagaagttgctCTGATCACACGTGAAAAGCTCATCAGACTCCAGTCACTCTACATAGACCAGTTTAAGCGTCTGCAGCACTTgctaaaggaaaaaaagagacgCTATTTACATAGCCGAAAGATTGAGCACGAAACAATAG GCAGCAGTCTTTTAACAGGACCTGAAGGTCTGTCCATAAAAGAGAGGGAAAATCTGAGGAAGCTGAAGGCATTACGTCGCTACCGGCGGCGCTATGGAGTAGAGGCTCTGCTACACAGGCAACTCAGGGAGCGCAGACAGGCTGTTACTGAGGGAGGAACACCACAG GCTCATTCAGTACGCCCAAGCCAGAGGTGCATTTCCTTTGTGGAGGGGACGCGGTGTTCAAACCCCTGTCTACCAATGACCCGACACTGTGTGTCTC ATATTTACCAAGACAGTAGCCAGGTGCTGTTCAAGATGTGCCCAGGCCTAAAGGACGTGCCTTGTGACAGGCCGGTGCACATGGGCCAGTCAGAGGAGCCACGATGCCCGCTGCATCTCTCCCTGCCACCCCCCATGTACCAGCCCGAGCAGGAGCCACTGGCGCCGGAGCAGATATCATTAGCCCCAACAGACATGTACCTTAGCGCCGCAGAGCTTCAGCCCACAGAGAGTCTGCCACTCGAGTTCAGCGAT GATCTGGATGTGGTAGGTGACGAGGAGATGCAGTGCCCTCCATCACCGCTGCTCTTTGATACTGCCCTGGCTCTGGAAGACCAGACCATCCGTGCCATTGCTGAAGCTCCTATGGACATCCTGACCTCGGGACAAGACCCAGAGCTCTCTGAGACGGACGACATGTCTGCAGCAGACCAG GCTGTGTCGGAAGTATCTGAAACAGCAGGAGATGAGGATGCCACACACAATTCATCAAAGGACCCTTACACATTAACAACAGTTGCCACATCCTGA
- the kansl2 gene encoding KAT8 regulatory NSL complex subunit 2 isoform X2: MNRIRIHVLPSSRGRASQAARAHEPQTCAFTQRACTQPRIEGWDFCIKHILEDKNAPYRQCSYVSSKNGKRCPNAAPKPDKKDGVAFCAEHAHRNALALQAQMRKASSGPSPEILLSQLSGYNRTEIGALGQDSRSEASRILDEDSWSEDEQDPVVLDQTWRGDPDSEADSVDSDHEDPLKHAGVYTAEEVALITREKLIRLQSLYIDQFKRLQHLLKEKKRRYLHSRKIEHETIGSSLLTGPEGLSIKERENLRKLKALRRYRRRYGVEALLHRQLRERRQAVTEGGTPQAHSVRPSQRCISFVEGTRCSNPCLPMTRHCVSHIYQDSSQVLFKMCPGLKDVPCDRPVHMGQSEEPRCPLHLSLPPPMYQPEQEPLAPEQISLAPTDMYLSAAELQPTESLPLEFSDVRLTSFGVVGHLGCLFK, encoded by the exons ATGAACCGGATTCGGATCCACGTGCTGCCGTCTAGCAGGGGCAGAGCGTCGCAGGCCGCGCGCGCCCACGAACCTCAGACGTGCGCGTTCACCCAGAGAGCGTGCACCCAGCCTCGCATAGAAGGGTGGGACTTTTGCATCAAGCACATCCTGGAGGACAAAAATGCTCCATACAGACAGTGCAGCTATGTGTCCAGTAAGAATGGCAAGCGCTGTCCCAATGCTGCACCAAAACCTGATAAGAAGGACGG AGTTGCTTTTTGTGCTGAGCATGCACACAGGAATGCTTTGGCTCTGCAGGCACAGATGCGCAAGGCCTCCTCTGGACCGTCCCCTGAGATCCTGCTGTCTCAGCTCAGTGGCTACAACAGGACAGAGATTGGAGCTCTTGGCCAGGATAGCCGCAGTGAAGCAAGCCGCATTCTAG ATGAAGATAGCTGGAGTGAAGATGAGCAGGATCCAGTGGTACTTGATCAGACGTGGAGAGGAGATCCTGACAGTGAAGCTGACAGTGTAGACAGCGACCACGAAGACCCTCTGAA GCATGCTGGGGTGTacactgctgaagaagttgctCTGATCACACGTGAAAAGCTCATCAGACTCCAGTCACTCTACATAGACCAGTTTAAGCGTCTGCAGCACTTgctaaaggaaaaaaagagacgCTATTTACATAGCCGAAAGATTGAGCACGAAACAATAG GCAGCAGTCTTTTAACAGGACCTGAAGGTCTGTCCATAAAAGAGAGGGAAAATCTGAGGAAGCTGAAGGCATTACGTCGCTACCGGCGGCGCTATGGAGTAGAGGCTCTGCTACACAGGCAACTCAGGGAGCGCAGACAGGCTGTTACTGAGGGAGGAACACCACAG GCTCATTCAGTACGCCCAAGCCAGAGGTGCATTTCCTTTGTGGAGGGGACGCGGTGTTCAAACCCCTGTCTACCAATGACCCGACACTGTGTGTCTC ATATTTACCAAGACAGTAGCCAGGTGCTGTTCAAGATGTGCCCAGGCCTAAAGGACGTGCCTTGTGACAGGCCGGTGCACATGGGCCAGTCAGAGGAGCCACGATGCCCGCTGCATCTCTCCCTGCCACCCCCCATGTACCAGCCCGAGCAGGAGCCACTGGCGCCGGAGCAGATATCATTAGCCCCAACAGACATGTACCTTAGCGCCGCAGAGCTTCAGCCCACAGAGAGTCTGCCACTCGAGTTCAGCGATGTACGATTAACTTCATTTGGAGTCGTTGGTCATCTAGGATGTCTGTTTAAATGA